TGCATTGACCGTGGTCGATGGCGCCCAAGGCATTGTCCACGGTCGCCACGACGTACAGGCGCTGGGTTGCGACTTCTACGTGTTTTCCAGCCATAAGCTCTACGGCCCGGACGGCGTCGGCGTGCTGTATGGCCGCAACGAAGCGCTGCATCACCTGCGCCATTGGCAGTTCGGCGGCGAGATGGTGCAGCAGGCCGAGTATCAGAGTGCGAGCTTTCGCCCTGCCCCGCTGGGTTTCGAAGCGGGCACGCCGCCGATTGCGAGTGTGATCGGCCTGGGCGCCACGCTGGATTACCTGAACTCACTGGACCAGCCGGCTGTGGTCGCCCATGAAGCGGCCCTGCATGACTACCTGCTGCGCGGCCTGAAAGCGCGCAATGGCGTGCGCGTACTCGGCTCGCCACAGGTGGCACTGGCCAGTTTCGTCGTGGACGGCGTGCATAACGCCGACCTGGCTCACCTGCTCACCGAGCAAGGTATTGCCGTGCGGGCCGGACACCACTGCGCAATGCCGTTGCTCAAAGCCATGCACCTGTCCGGGGCGATCCGTGTGTCCCTGGCGCTGTACAACGATTCCGATGACCTGGAACGCTTCTTTGAAGCGCTGGATCAGGCGCTGGATATGTTGCGATGAGCTTGCCTGTGGATGCCGTCAGCGCGCTTGAGTCGTTTCAGGCAGTCGGCAGTTGGGAGCAGCGCGCCCGCATGCTGATGCAATGGGGCGAGCGGCTGCCGGCGTTGGCGGATGACGAAAAGGTCGAGGCTAACCTCGTGCAGGGCTGTGAAAGCCTGGTGTGGTTGGTCGGCCGTTTGCAGGATGGTCATTGGCAATTTGCCGCCAGCAGCGATGCGCGAATGATCCGAGGGTTGGTGGCGTTGCTGCTGGCACGGGTCAATGGGTTGTCGGCAAGTGAGTTGCAGGCGGTTGACCTGCCGGACTGGTTCGCTCAGTTGGGCCTATCGCGACAGCTATCGCCGTCGCGCAGTAACGGCTTGAATGCGGTACTGCAGCGCATGCGCGAATTAAGCCGTACACAACACTAAATGTGGGAGCGGGCTTGCTCGCGAATGCGGTGGTTCAGTCAATGATGTATCGACTGACACTACGCTTTCGCGAGCAAGCCCGCTCCCACATTTGGATCTATGCTCGGCAGTGAGATTCAGGCGGATTTAACCCGCTCCGACGGCCTGCGCACCCCGGCCACAATCTTGTCCACCGCCTTGGTCGCCGCCACCATGCCAAACGTGGCCGTGACCATCATCACCGCGCCAAACCCACCGGCACAATCCAGCTTCACGCCGTCACCGACAAAACTCTTCTGCAAACATATGCTGCCGTCCGGCTTGGGATAGCGCAGTTGCTCGGTAGAGAACACACATGGCACGCTGTAATGGCGGGTCACGGTGCGCGAAAAACCGTAGTCGCGGCGCAAGGTCGAGCGCACTTTCGAGGCCAGCGGGTCGTTGAAGGTGCGGTTCAAGTCGCAGACCTGGATCAGCGTCGGGTCGATCTGCCCGCCGGCGCCGCCGGTGGTGATGATCTGGATCTTGCGGCGCTTGCACCAGGCGATCAGCGCGGCCTTGGCGTTGACGGCGTCGATGCAGTCGATCACGCAATCGATATTCGGTGTGATGTACTCGGCCATGGTGTCACGGGTCACGAAGTCCGCCACCGCGTGCACCGTGCAGCTCGGGTTGATGCCGCGCAGGCGTTCAGCCATCACTTCGACCTTGGGCTTGCCCACGGTGCTGTCCAGGGCGTGCAACTGGCGGTTGCTGTTACTGACGCAGACATCGTCCAGGTCAAACAGCGAAATCTCGCCCACGCCGCACCGGGCAATTGCTTCCGCCGCCCAGGAGCCCACGCCGCCGACGCCGACGATCGCCACATGGGCCGCTTTCAAGCGTTCCAGGCCTTCAATGCCATACAAGCGGGCGACGCCTGCAAACCGTGGATCTTCTGTGCTCATGACCATTACCCCAAAAACCGGCGCGCATTATGGACTACGCAGCGACAAGTTCGAAGCTTCCAGCTACAAGTAAAGAACTTAGAGGGTCTTTCGCTGACTAACGTCCGGCTTTTCTCTGTCTGCTGTACGCTCAGTTAAAGGCCGGTGTAGGATGCGCGCCGTTCGGCGTAGGCCGACACCTCTTTTCGTTCCACACCCTTTGGAACCCGAAATAGCCATGTCATCGCGTAAATTTGGACTCAACCTGGTGGTGGTGCTGGCAATTGCCGCGCTCTTCACCGGCTTCTGGGCGCTGATCAACCGCCCGGTCACCACCCCCAACTGGCCTGAACAGATCTCCGGGTTCTCCTACTCGCCGTTCCAACAAGGCCAATTCCCGCAGAAAGACCAGTACCCCACCGACGACCAGATGCGCCAGGACTTGGCGATCATGAGCAAGCTGACGGACAACATCCGTACTTACTCGGTCGACGGCACCCTGGGCGATATCCCCAAACTTGCCGAAGAGTTCGGCCTGCGCGTGACCCTGGGGATCTGGATCAGCCCGGACCAGGAACGCAACGAGCGTGAAATCCAGCGCGCCATCGAGATCGCCAATAACTCGCGCAGCGTTGTGCGCGTGGTAGTCGGTAACGAGGCGTTGTTCCGTGAGGAAATCACCCCAGAGGCGCTGATCGTGCTGCTGGACCGTGTGCGCGCCGCCGTGAAAGTACCGGTGACCACCTCCGAGCAATGGCACATCTGGGAAAAGAACCCGCAACTGGCCAAGCACGTCGACCTGATCGCCGCGCACATCCTGCCGTTCTGGGAGTTCATCCCGATGGACAAGGCCGGCCAGTACGTACTGGACCGTGCCCGGGACCTGAAAAAGCTGTTCCCGAAAAAACCGCTGCTGCTCTCGGAAGTGGGCTGGCCGAGCAACGGCCGTATGCGCGGTGGCAATGAAACCTCGCCGGCAGACCAGGCGATTTACCTGCGTACGCTGGTCAACAAGCTCAACCGCCAGGGTTACAACTACTTCGTAATCGAGGCCTTCGACCAGCCTTGGAAAGTCAGTGACGAAGGTTCGGCCGGCGCCTATTGGGGCGTGTACAACGCCGCACGCCAGCAGAAATTCAACTTTGAAGGCCCGGTCGTCGCCATCCCGCAATGGCGCGTGCTGGCCATCGGCTCGGTGGTGCTGGCGCTGCTGTCGCTGACCCTGCTGATGATCGACGGCTCGGCCCTGCGCCAGCGTGGCCGCACCTTCCTGACCTTTATCGCGTTCCTGTGCGGTTCGGTATTGGTCTGGATCGGCTACGACTACAGCCAGCAATACAGCACCTGGTTCAGTGTGACGGTTGGCATCTTGCTGGCCCTTGGCGCGTTGGGCGTGTTTATCGTATTGCTCACCGAAGCCCACGAACTGGCGGAAGCGGTGTGGACCCATAAGCGCCGACGTGAATTCCTGCCGGTGGAAGGCGATTCGCACTACCGCCCGAAAGTCTCGATCCATGTGCCGTGCTACAACGAGCCGCCGGAGATGGTCAAACAGACCCTCGACGCCCTGGCCGCCCTCGATTACCCGGACTTCGAAGTCCTGATCATCGATAACAACACCAAGGACCCGGCCGTCTGGGAGCCGGTGCGCGACTACTGCGAAACCCTCGGCCCGCGTTTCAAGTTCTTCCACGTCTCGCCCCTGGCCGGTTTCAAGGGTGGCGCGCTGAATTACCTGATCCCGCACACCGCCAACGATGCCGAAGTGATCGCGGTGATCGACTCGGACTACTGCGTGTCGCCCAACTGGCTCAAGCACATGGTGCCGCACTTCGCCGACCCGAAAATCGCCGTGGTGCAGTCGCCACAGGACTACCGCGACCAGAACGAAAGCACCTTCAAGAAGCTCTGCTACGCCGAATACAAAGGCTTCTTCCATATCGGCATGGTCACCCGTAACGACCGTGACGCGATCATCCAGCACGGCACCATGACCATGACCCGTCGCTCGGTGCTCGAAGAGCTCGGCTGGGCCGACTGGTGCATCTGTGAAGATGCCGAACTCGGCCTGCGCGTATTCGAGAAAGGCCTGTCGGCGGCGTATTACCACGACAGTTACGGCAAGGGCTTGATGCCGGATACCTTTATCGACTTCAAGAAACAGCGTTTCCGCTGGGCCTACGGCGCGATCCAGATCATCAAGCGCCACACCGCCAGCCTGTTGCGCGGCAAGGGCACCGAGCTGACCCGTGGCCAGCGTTACCACTTCCTCGCGGGCTGGTTGCCGTGGGTGGCGGATGGCATGAACATTTTCTTCACCGTCGGCGCCCTGTTGTGGTCGGCGGCGATGATCATCGTGCCAACCCGTGTTGACCCGCCGCTGCTGATTTTCGCGATCCCGCCGTTGGCGTTGTTTGTGTTCAAGGTCGGCAAGATCATCTTCCTCTACCGCCGAGCGGTGGGTGTGAACCTCAAAGACGCGTTCTGCGCGGCGTTGGCCGGGTTGGCGTTGTCGCACACCATCGCCAAGGCGGTGCTGTATGGCTTCTTCACCACCAGTATTCCGTTCTTTCGCACACCGAAAAATGCCGATAACCACGGCTTCTGGGTGGCGATTTCCGAAGCCCGCGAAGAGATGTTCATCATGCTGCTGTTGTGGGGCGCCGCACTGGGGATTTACCTGGTGCAGGGCCTGCCAAGCAATGACATACGCTTCTGGGTGGTGATGCTGCTGGTGCAATCGCTGCCGTATGTGGCGGCGCTGATCATGGCGTTCCTGTCGTCGCTGCCAAAACCTGCACCTAAGGTTGAGCCGGCAACGGCTGAGTAAAAACTTGCGCAATGCACTAAACGGCGGCCTCTGGCCGCCGTTTTGCTATAAGATAACGGCCGTTTTGTTGGATCAGGCAAGCCAGCTCCCACATTAGATTTGCGCCGATTCAGGTTCTGTATTCCACATTCGTCCTGCGCCCATTACACGCTTCCCGGAGTTTTCCCATGACGGCCCACGCCGACCTTTCGCCGACCCTTCAACTTGCCATCGACCTGATCCGTCGCCCCTCGGTGACGCCGATCGATGCCGACTGCCAGAAGCTGATGATGCAGCGCCTGGGCGACGCCGGTTTTGCACTTGAGCCGATGCGTATCGAAGACGTGGACAACTTCTGGGCCACCCATGGCAAACACGAAGGCCCGGTACTGTGCTTTGCCGGCCACACCGACGTGGTGCCAACCGGCCCGGTGCAGGCCTGGCAGAACGACCCGTTCGATGCGTTGATCGACGAACACGGCATGCTCTGCGGGCGTGGCGCGGCGGACATGAAAGGCAGCCTGGCGGCGATGCTGGTGGCCTCGGAGCGCTTTGTGACCGACTACCCGGACCACAAGGGTTCGGTGGCTTTTCTGATCACCAGCGATGAAGAAGGCCCGGCGCACCACGGCACCAAAGCGGTGATCGAACGCCTGGCGGCCCGCAAAGAGCGTCTGGACTGGTGCATCGTCGGTGAACCGTCGAGCACCACGCTGGTGGGCGACGTAGTCAAGAACGGCCGTCGCGGCTCCCTCGGTGCCACCCTGACCGTGCGCGGCGTGCAAGGCCACGTGGCGTACCCGCACCTGGCAAAGAACCCGATCCACCTGGCGGCCCCGGCGTTGGCGGAACTCGCCGCTGAGCATTGGGACGACGGCAACACCTTTTTCCCGCCAACCAGCTTCCAGATCTCCAACCTAAACTCCGGCACCGGCGCCACCAACGTGATCCCCGGCGACCTGACGGCAGTGTTCAACTTCCGCTTCTCCACCGAGTCCACCGTCGAAGGCCTGCAACAGCGGGTTGCGGCGATTCTGGATAAACACGGCCTGGACTGGCACGTTGAATGGGCCTTGTCGGGCCTGCCATTCCTCACCGAGCCGGGCGCGTTGCTCGACGCGGTATCGGCCAGCATCAAGGCGATTACCGGCCGCGAGACCAAGGCGTC
The window above is part of the Pseudomonas sp. KBS0710 genome. Proteins encoded here:
- the tcdA gene encoding tRNA cyclic N6-threonylcarbamoyladenosine(37) synthase TcdA; the protein is MSTEDPRFAGVARLYGIEGLERLKAAHVAIVGVGGVGSWAAEAIARCGVGEISLFDLDDVCVSNSNRQLHALDSTVGKPKVEVMAERLRGINPSCTVHAVADFVTRDTMAEYITPNIDCVIDCIDAVNAKAALIAWCKRRKIQIITTGGAGGQIDPTLIQVCDLNRTFNDPLASKVRSTLRRDYGFSRTVTRHYSVPCVFSTEQLRYPKPDGSICLQKSFVGDGVKLDCAGGFGAVMMVTATFGMVAATKAVDKIVAGVRRPSERVKSA
- the dapE gene encoding succinyl-diaminopimelate desuccinylase; the protein is MTAHADLSPTLQLAIDLIRRPSVTPIDADCQKLMMQRLGDAGFALEPMRIEDVDNFWATHGKHEGPVLCFAGHTDVVPTGPVQAWQNDPFDALIDEHGMLCGRGAADMKGSLAAMLVASERFVTDYPDHKGSVAFLITSDEEGPAHHGTKAVIERLAARKERLDWCIVGEPSSTTLVGDVVKNGRRGSLGATLTVRGVQGHVAYPHLAKNPIHLAAPALAELAAEHWDDGNTFFPPTSFQISNLNSGTGATNVIPGDLTAVFNFRFSTESTVEGLQQRVAAILDKHGLDWHVEWALSGLPFLTEPGALLDAVSASIKAITGRETKASTSGGTSDGRFIATLGTQVVELGPVNATIHQVNERILASDLDVLTEIYYQTLIKLLA
- a CDS encoding SufE family protein — translated: MSLPVDAVSALESFQAVGSWEQRARMLMQWGERLPALADDEKVEANLVQGCESLVWLVGRLQDGHWQFAASSDARMIRGLVALLLARVNGLSASELQAVDLPDWFAQLGLSRQLSPSRSNGLNAVLQRMRELSRTQH
- a CDS encoding aminotransferase class V-fold PLP-dependent enzyme: MLVPSPWRADFPAIATLQRQDQTYLDNAATTQKPQALLDAISHYYANGAANVHRAQHLPGAHATQAFEDSRSKVAQWLNAGDNGQIVFTHGATSALNLLAYGLEHLFNAGDEIVISALEHHANLLPWQQLAKRRALTLVVLPLGDDGVIDLQAAAELIGPRTRLLAVSQLSNVLGAWQPLHALLPMAKAHGALTVVDGAQGIVHGRHDVQALGCDFYVFSSHKLYGPDGVGVLYGRNEALHHLRHWQFGGEMVQQAEYQSASFRPAPLGFEAGTPPIASVIGLGATLDYLNSLDQPAVVAHEAALHDYLLRGLKARNGVRVLGSPQVALASFVVDGVHNADLAHLLTEQGIAVRAGHHCAMPLLKAMHLSGAIRVSLALYNDSDDLERFFEALDQALDMLR
- a CDS encoding glycosyltransferase, which produces MSSRKFGLNLVVVLAIAALFTGFWALINRPVTTPNWPEQISGFSYSPFQQGQFPQKDQYPTDDQMRQDLAIMSKLTDNIRTYSVDGTLGDIPKLAEEFGLRVTLGIWISPDQERNEREIQRAIEIANNSRSVVRVVVGNEALFREEITPEALIVLLDRVRAAVKVPVTTSEQWHIWEKNPQLAKHVDLIAAHILPFWEFIPMDKAGQYVLDRARDLKKLFPKKPLLLSEVGWPSNGRMRGGNETSPADQAIYLRTLVNKLNRQGYNYFVIEAFDQPWKVSDEGSAGAYWGVYNAARQQKFNFEGPVVAIPQWRVLAIGSVVLALLSLTLLMIDGSALRQRGRTFLTFIAFLCGSVLVWIGYDYSQQYSTWFSVTVGILLALGALGVFIVLLTEAHELAEAVWTHKRRREFLPVEGDSHYRPKVSIHVPCYNEPPEMVKQTLDALAALDYPDFEVLIIDNNTKDPAVWEPVRDYCETLGPRFKFFHVSPLAGFKGGALNYLIPHTANDAEVIAVIDSDYCVSPNWLKHMVPHFADPKIAVVQSPQDYRDQNESTFKKLCYAEYKGFFHIGMVTRNDRDAIIQHGTMTMTRRSVLEELGWADWCICEDAELGLRVFEKGLSAAYYHDSYGKGLMPDTFIDFKKQRFRWAYGAIQIIKRHTASLLRGKGTELTRGQRYHFLAGWLPWVADGMNIFFTVGALLWSAAMIIVPTRVDPPLLIFAIPPLALFVFKVGKIIFLYRRAVGVNLKDAFCAALAGLALSHTIAKAVLYGFFTTSIPFFRTPKNADNHGFWVAISEAREEMFIMLLLWGAALGIYLVQGLPSNDIRFWVVMLLVQSLPYVAALIMAFLSSLPKPAPKVEPATAE